CATAATCCATTTGATGTTTATTTTCTATATCTCCATTTTCTATTTTTTTATTATCAATTAATATTTGACCTTCATTTTCTTTTAATCTACCTAATATTAGATTGAATAAAGTAGATTTTCGCACACCCACTTTTACCAACAAAAACATATTCCTTATCTTTTTTAAATTCTAAACTTAAATTCTTAATTACATCTAAGTCATCATATTTAAATGAAATATTTTCTAAATTAATATTATTTTCGAAAATAGGGT
The window above is part of the Streptobacillus felis genome. Proteins encoded here:
- a CDS encoding ATP-binding cassette domain-containing protein, which gives rise to MFLLVKVGVRKSTLFNLILGRLKENEGQILIDNKKIENGDIENKHQMDY